A region from the Canis lupus dingo isolate Sandy chromosome 9, ASM325472v2, whole genome shotgun sequence genome encodes:
- the TLCD2 gene encoding TLC domain-containing protein 2: protein MDPWGLLVTSVSFAAFRGLHWALQLLPTPGSAAQDRWKWRNICVSLVHSLLTGVGALLGLLLYPQMAADPIHGHPPWALVLVAVSVGYFLADGLDMLWNETLGQAWELICHHLVVVSCLSTAILSSHYVGLSVVSLLLELNSACLHLRKLLLLSHQAPSLAFSVASWATLATLALFRLVPLGWMSIWLIRQQHQVPPPLVILGGTGLVTVGAISIALGIRILVSDVLRSRPHSPIPGHKETRGTRGCCDGELVTREDSTLSLQD from the exons ATGGATCCCTGGGGGCTCCTCGTGACCAGCGTCTCCTTCGCCGCCTTCCGGGGGCTGCACTGGGCGCTGCAGCTGCTGCCCACGCCGGGATCTGCTGCCCAGGACCGTTGGAAGTGGCGGAACATCTGTGTCTCCCTGGTGCACAGCCTGCTCACAGGGGTCGGGGCGCTGCTCGG GCTGTTGCTGTATCCTCAGATGGCTGCCGACCCGATTCACGGCCACCCGCCCTGGGCCCTGGTGCTGGTGGCTGTGTCGGTGG GTTATTTCTTGGCGGATGGACTTGACATGCTGTGGAACGAGACCTTGGGCCAGGCCTGGGAACTTATTTGTCATCATTTGGTG GTAGTGAGCTGCCTCAGCACTGCCATTCTGTCCAGCCACTATGTGGGCCTCTCTGTGGTGTCTCTGCTCCTGGAGTTGAACTCTGCCTGCCTGCACCTACGAAAATTGTTGCTGCTTTCTCACCAGGCCCCATCCCTGGCCTTCAGTGTGGCCAGCTGGGCCACTCTGGCCACCCTGGCCCTCTTCCGCCTAGTGCCTCTGGGGTGGATGAGTATATGGCTGATCCGACAGCAACACCAAGTGCCCCCTCCTCTGGTCATCCTTGGTGGAACTGGGCTGGTCACTGTGGGTGCCATAAGCATTGCACTGGGTATCCGTATTTTGGTCAGTGATGTCCTGCGGTCTCGGCCCCACTCACCCATCCCTGGGCACAAGGAAACCAGAGGCACAAGGGGATGTTGTGATGGTGAGCTTGTCACCAGGGAGGATTCCACTCTCAGCCTGCAAGACTAG